Below is a genomic region from Vanessa tameamea isolate UH-Manoa-2023 chromosome 14, ilVanTame1 primary haplotype, whole genome shotgun sequence.
AATGGTAATGATTgcaagatatttaaatacttttataaataataattacaaataacattgCAGTTCACGTTTATGGCTACTACTTCCTGTTAGCAGTAGTCTGACAAATGACAGCGACTTGATAAGgacttgttattgttttattaaatgaaaatatgtgTGAAACAAGTGCACGTCTGAATGGCAAGGTTGCCATAATAACTGGTGGTAGCACGGGTGTGGGATACGAAGCAGCCAAGGCTATAGCTAACAAAGGAGCAAAAGTTATCATTGCCAGCCGAAATGAAACAAAACTAATCAGGGCAAGAGATAGACTAGAGCAAATAAcgggaaacaaaaatattacatacaaactCCTGGATCTAGCATCTTTGAATTCAGTTAGAAAATTTGCCAACGATACCTTAAATATGGAAGAACGAGTGGATATACTTATCAACAATGCGGGAGCTGTAGGACTTCCTGACAAAATGACAGCAGACGGGCTCAATCTTACGATGCAAGTGAACTATTTTGGTGCCTTTTTACTTACATTTCTGTTACTACCTATGTTGAAAAACTCAGCACCGAgtagaataattaatagttCAGCCGCGTCAATGTACATCGGGCACATTGATTTTGATCACTGGAACGACGTCGGGCTATATACATCAGTGGAGATTTTAGCGAACTCAAAACTAGCCGTAACATTATTTACAGCCGAATTGGATCGTAGGCTCAAAGATAGTGGTGTCACGGCAAACACTATTGACCCGTTCGTAGTCCGTGATACagatattttgaataatcttCCGAGTTTGACGAAAAACATATCGCAATTATTCGTGGACGTGATCGGCCAGCCGAAAGAGGATGTTGGAAAGCAAATCACTTTGCTAGCCGCTGAACCTGAACTAGAAAAAGTTAGTGGGGAACATTACAAATTTTGCCATAAGTGGATAAATCACTGGTTAGTTAGTGATCAACAATTGACTGAGCAGTTGTGGGAAACATcgaaaaatgttgtaaatttgACACAGGACGAAGATTGGGAAATCAATGACATTTAGTATTTGTACTCTCTTGTTTATATTATCAGCAAAATAAGTTAGTTTTAGACATATAGCGGTTGGTCCATTTAATTCGCTACATATTCGCatattgtagttttaaattgagtcttaataataatttgtacgatgtatgtaataaattaaatgcacaaaatttatagttttaatactagagttattaaatgaaatataagatgtttgaatttattatattctaataattattagcaATCAAATAACATTGTAGATTGTATCGTGTTATAATGGACAAgaagaaaaacattatattaacgatgtttaattattaagttttgagcaaatcttttaaacataaatttatgattaactAACTGCCCCTCTGGACATCGTTCGAGTAAAATGAGGATTTTatcttatgatattttttatcattgagatgtaaatattctaaaatatatctatgtatatctaaaaaaatatgttaacatattaaGCCGATTTATAACCTATGTCTgtattgaaacaataaatataaataaaagtagcatATCCACAGAATTTGTAGTTCTTGAATGAAAccgaaataaacaaaacaaacttattacaacaataaatattcataattggaCCAACTTTAAATCCTGccttacaatttatatatacaataatattaactattgatGAAAAGTGTTCTTAGTATCTACAGATACTAAGTATGAACAACGAAAGTACTTAAACAATTGGATTGTCATTCAAATGCaatttcaacaatattttttaatacagtcGGTCTGAACTAAGAATGTTAACACCTAAGTTgcaatgtttgtataaaaacaaatattgaattCACACAGGCCACTCTAAAAATTGCAAAGGAGATTGCCCATGACAGCCTAAACCCTCATCCAGTgtggatttaaattaaaagtaactttagacatttaataatattatcaataattaacggcaataattgtttttgaaatCGAAACCTAGGGGCCAACTTTACTAACTTGTAACGGTAATGACATtgtattccgatccaactttgtCTAGTCTTCCCCATAAATAACTTCAACTTAATcgtacaacattaacagcctgtaaatttcccactgcagggctaacgcctcctctccctttgaggataagatttagagcatattccaccatgctgctccaattgggattggtggatatacatgtggcagaatttcgttgaatttagacacatgcaggtttccctacaatgttctccttcaccgccgagctcgaggtgaattataaacaaaaattaagcacatgaaaatttagtggtgcttgacTAGGTTcgagcccgcaatcatcgattaagatgcactagttctaaccactgggccatctcggctcatctcgTATATCATCTCGTCGATTATTATGAGACGATGCCGATTAAAATTCGATTAAATTTTGTTGCGTTTGATTTGCGTAGAATAGTTACTCGgctgaacggcaacgattacgttttcttttttatggttTACgttggcggacaagcaaatgggccacctgatggtatgtggtcaccaccgccctagacaatggcactgtcaaaaatattaaccattccttacatcgccaatacgccaccaaccttgggaactacgatgttatgtcccttgtgcctgtagttacactggctcacatacccttcaaaccggtagtGGCGGACTAAGCCATTCAGACGCCCGGGAAGCAAAGCTCAATGAATCCGAAGAaagaaaaatgttgttttacaaGCTTTCTATTCATTttacatttgtgtgtataaaagtgtttatgtttattatatacatatacatatgtatttatttatgtttatgtttaaaaagtCTAGATGGCTATAGAGTGTAGCTTTTTGATCTTGATGAAAAGTCTTGTTTAGGATTTGATTAGTGGAACGCGGATGCATTTGGGGCCCCCCCAAGACTGGAGGTCCGGGGTGAGCCGCCCGTTCCGCCCCCATGTTAGTCTGCCActgcaaaccggaacacaacaatgtactgctgtttggcgatagattatctgatgagtgggtagtaccacTCAACTCACAcaaaagccctgccaccaagtgaTTTTCGATTCGATTAGTTTCGATTTAATTGCGATAAGTGTCATTTGCTAATATAATTAGAGCCTTTGGACAATTGGGGTTATGTTACGTAGAAGACTTATCATATTATCAACGTTTAATGTAAAGTAttatcagtatttatttttgtcgtcCCTGGCTACAATCCCTGGTTCAACATCCCTGGTTCAACATTATCTGCTAGCTAAAgtaacgaaaaataaagaaaaccatTATGGTATAAGAAAAATCAGTGTCCAAAAATGGACATAAATGTAATGATGTCGACACCGTCCCTTGCCATCACATCGCTGACCgccacaataattattattgttgcgcgttttaatgttttgtataatttagaatttatattatttaaaaaaaaaaaaaatttactaacaaaacaaaaatagttcTAACTTCGAGTTTATCCTAACGTAAATAAACCACCAAATCTATTACTTACTACTACCAAATCTATTTCTTACATATTGAAGTAAACTACTTTGTTAagcttacaaatccaaataaaacacaacgcACACTTTTAACAGTCGCGCCAATATCGACCTACTGGTCGAGCCCAAGAAGAACAAATAATGACGGTTAAATTCAGTTTAGAGCACTTTCTTTTTTTGgtttcctaaatatatatattaacaccaTGTCGATTAAATAACCACCTGGAGTAATACTGTACTAATCAAATAGCTACTGTCCTTCCGGAGTTTCCTTTCCGGAAGATTACAAACTCACAAAATTCTATTAACTAATACTGGTATCATAATCCAGGGTATAAACGAACTATGTGGCAAATTTCATCCATATCCAATACCAAATATTCCTTAGTTGACTAACAGAGATTCAAACAGAGGTAACGAAAGGCGTGGGCGAGGTGGGCCACAGACCGTGGCCTCGcgcgtaataaattaaatgaaaaaagaaagtCATCCACGTTTTCTATGGGCTTAAACAGAAacgtatgtaaattaatatataatttctttctttttttttattaatttaaattgtatttatgtaaatttataataatattaagtcagCAAAAGTTAGACAAagcgttttatttaataataattatgagacGCCGTCGTAAAATCTTATAAGTACATAATGCAACGTTGGAAATTTCAAAATGTCTTTAGGGATAAATGCTTACTTGTCAGGAGAAGcagaaaaaaaacatcttttttcattgttttttttttttaattgaaatgaatgcAATGAACAAAAATTCTTCCGGCAATTACGCTAGAATTATTTTTGCATAAAGCTTATGGTATATGAATagttaaattatactattattataataaacagcaAGTAAGTAGTATACGCGCCACGCATACACAAGGTAGAAGAGAGCGGGGGCGGAACGGGCTTGCTTTAAGAGGCGGCATACGAGTCGTGTCAAATCTAAATTATAAGGCCTCAATAGATGTTTacactttattattatgaaaaatgattATACCGTGCAAAgattagaaattaatatatttgcatttttcCGTTTCTAGATAAATATAGCTAAgttattaaaacgtttaaaatttaaaaatgtaaaattttatctttttataaaaatatattctgaagaATAGTTAGGAAAAAGCCTCTATGatgtttaatgtatgtatgatatttatacctactacatttttatttaccaatgtaaaaaataaattcgttagttaacatatttatatattatacttggtggtagggctttgtgcaagcccgtctgggtaggtaccacccactcatcagatattctaccgccaaataacagtacactgtattgttgtgttccggttagaagggtgagtgagccagtgtaatcacaggcacaagggacataacatcttagttcccaaggttggtggc
It encodes:
- the LOC113398702 gene encoding retinol dehydrogenase 11-like; amino-acid sequence: MCETSARLNGKVAIITGGSTGVGYEAAKAIANKGAKVIIASRNETKLIRARDRLEQITGNKNITYKLLDLASLNSVRKFANDTLNMEERVDILINNAGAVGLPDKMTADGLNLTMQVNYFGAFLLTFLLLPMLKNSAPSRIINSSAASMYIGHIDFDHWNDVGLYTSVEILANSKLAVTLFTAELDRRLKDSGVTANTIDPFVVRDTDILNNLPSLTKNISQLFVDVIGQPKEDVGKQITLLAAEPELEKVSGEHYKFCHKWINHWLVSDQQLTEQLWETSKNVVNLTQDEDWEINDI